The DNA sequence GGTGGGCGCGTACCGCTTCTCGGTGTCCTGGCCGCGCGTGCTGCCCGAGGGGACGGGCGCCGTCAGCGAGCGGGGCCTGGACTTCTACGACCGGCTCGTCGACGAGCTGTGCGCGGCGGACGTGCGCCCCGTGCCGACGCTCTTCCACTGGGACACCCCGCTCGCCGTGGAGGAGGCGGGCGGCTGGCTCACGCGCGCGACGGCCGAGCGCTTCGCCGAGTACGTGGCCGTCGTCGCGGCCCGCATCGGCGACCGCGTACCGAAGTGGATCACCCTGAACGAGCCCGCCGAGCACACCCTGCTCGGCCACGCCCTGGGCCAGCACGCGCCCGGGAAGCGGCTGCTCTTCGACGCCCTGCCGGTGGCCCACCACCAGCTCCTCGGCCACGGCCTCGCGGTGCGGGCGCTGCGCGCGGCCGGCGCTCAGGACGTGGGCGTCGCGAACTCCCACGGACCCACCTGGCCCGCCTCGGACGCCCCCGCGGACCGGGAGGCCGCCGACTTCTACGACGTCCTCCTCAACCGCCTGTTCTCCGACCCGCTGCTCCTCGGCCGCTACCCCGAAGGCGTCGCGGAGCTGCTCGCCGCCGCCGTGCCGGACCCGGCGGCGGACCTGAAGGTGATCGCCGAGCCGCTGGACTGGTACGGCGTGAACTTCTACCAGCCCACGAAGGTGGGTGCCCCCGCCGAGCACGCCACGGAGTTCTCCGGCGTGACGCTGCCGCCGCAGCTGCCCTTCGCCCCCCGCGAGATCACCGGGCACCCGCTGACCGACTTCGGCTGGCCGGTGGTCCCCGAGGCCCTCACCGAGCTGCTCCTGGCCCTCCGCGAGCGGTACGGCGACCGCCTTCCGCCCCTCGTCATCACGGAGAACGGCTGCTCCTACGACGGCCTGGACGACCAGGACCGCATCGCGTACCTGGACGGCCATCTGCGGGCCCTGCACCGGGCGCGGACCGCAGGGGTCGACGTCCGGGGCTACTTCGTGTGGTCGCTGCTCGACAACTTCGAGTGGGCGGAGGGCTACCGCCAGCGGTTCGGCCTCGTCCACGTCGACTACGCCACGCAGCGGCGCACCCCGAAGGCGTCCTACCACTGGCTCAGGTCGGCCCTGGCCGGGCTAGAAGCCCAGGCGCCGTAGCTGCTTGGGGTCGCGCTGCCAGTCCTTCGCCACCTTCACGTGCAGGTCGAGGAAGACGGGCGTGCCGAGCAGCGCCTCGATCTGCTTGCGGGACTTGATGCCGACGTCCTTGAGCCGCTTGCCCTTGGGGCCGATGATGATGCCCTTCTGGCTGGACCGCTCGATGAACACGTTCGCGTGGATGTCGAGCAGGGGCTTGTCGGCGGGGCGGCCCTCGCGGGGCAGCATCTCCTCGACGACCACGGCGATGGAGTGCGGCAGCTCGTCCCGCACGCCCTCCAGGGCCGCCTCGCGGATCAGCTCGGCCACCATGACCTGCTCGGGCTCGTCCGTGAGGTCGCCCTCGGGGTAGAGCGCGGGCCCCTCAGGAAGCAGCGGCACCAGCAGATCGGCGAGCAGCTCCACCTGCTTCTCGCCGACGGCGGAGACCGGCACGATCTCCTGCCACTGGAAGCCCAGCTCCTTGCCGAGCTGGTCGACCGCGATGAGCTGCTCGGCAAGCGCCTTGCTGTCGACCAGGTCGGTCTTGGTGATGATGGCGACCTTCGGCGCCTTCTTGATCGACGCCAGCTCCTTGGCGATGAACCGGTCGCCGGGCCCGATCTTCTGGTCCGCGGGCAGGCAGAAGCCGATCACGTCGACCTCGGCCCACGTGGCGCGGACCACGTCGTTGAGCCGCTCGCCGAGCAGCGTGCGCGGCTTGTGCAGGCCGGGGGTGTCGACCAGGATCAGCTGCGCGTCGGGCCGGTGCACGATGCCGCGCACGGTGTGCCGGGTGGTCTGCGGGCGGTTCGAGGTGATGGCCACCTTCTTGCCGACCAGAGCGTTCGTCAGGGTGGACTTGCCGGCGTTGGGGCGGCCCACGAAGCAGGCGAAACCCGCACGGTGGTCGCTCCGCTGGGTCGGCTGGGGTGTCTGGGTTCGCACGCTCATGCCGCCCATTCTCCCTGATCTTTTCCGCCCCGGTCGCCTCGGGCGCGGCCGCTCCCCCACCCGCCCGCCCTTCCACCGCGCTGACGCGCTCGTCCTCAAACGCCGGACGGGCTGAAAGTCTCCGGTGCGCGCTGGATCTCGTCTGCGGCTCCGCACAGGTCCGCGGTCCGCGGACGACATGCGGTCCGCACCGGCACCATTCAGCCCGTCCGGCGTTTGAGGACGAGGCGCGGAGCGCCGATGAAGGCCGGTCGGGGTCAGGCCTCGGTGGTGTGGTGGAGCGTGCCGTCCGGGGCCGCCAGGAAGACCGGGGTGCCGGGGCCGCCCAGGTCCCGGACGGCGGCCAGGTCGGCGCCCGGGAGGGCCTCCGCCCCGGAGACGACGGCCGCCGCCTCCAGGGACTCCGCCCCGGACGCTACGGCCATCGCCACGGCCGTACGCAGCGCGGACAGCTCCAGGGACGCGAGGGAGACCGTCCCGGCGACGTACGTGCGCCCGGTCTCGTCCCGTACCGCCGCCCCCTCCGGCACGCCGTTGCGGGCCCGCGCCGAACGCGCGAGGGTGACGATCTTCTGGTCCTCGGGGCCGAGGTCGGTGCGCTCAGTCATGGCACGAGCATAAGGAGCCGGGCCCGCGGCTCACCCGGCCACCCGGTACATCGACCCGCGCCGCGCCTCGGGCGTGGCCAGCCACTCCAGCTTCGCCGCCGTGTCCGCGAGCGGCAGCGGCGTGTGCAGGACGACCGTCAGATCGGGCCGCGCGGGCACCTTCAGGGCGGTCGACTCCACGTGCAGGATGCCCGCGAGCGGATGGTCGATCTCCTTGTGGACCAGGCCCGCGGGCCGGATGTCCTGCCGCTCCCACAGCTCCGTGAACTCCTCGCCCAGGGCGTGCAGCCGGGCGAGCAGGTCCTGGAAGCCCTCGTCGCCCGGGTGCTCGGAGCAGGCGGCGCGGAACTGTGCGACGAGCGTCACCGCGTTCCGCGCCCAGCTGACGCTGCGCGAGCGGTACATCGGGTCCGTGAAGAAGTCGAGGATGCAGTTCTGCGTGGTCTCGGGGCGCATGCCGAGGACCATGGCGGCCGCGTCGTTGTAGACGAGGCAGTTGTAGTAGCGGTCCATGATGTGCGCCGGGTACGGCATCCAGGTGTCGATGAGCCGCCGCAGGCCCTCGTCCATGTGCTCGGCGTCCCGCTCCGCCTGCGGCGCGGGCGGATTGAGGCCCGCGAGCACGTACAGATGGCGGCGCTCGGTGCCCGACAGCTTCAGGACGCGTGCCACGGAGTCCAGGACCTGCGGCGACACGGAGATGTCGCGGCCCTGCTCAAGCCACTGGTACCAGGACGCGCCGACGCCCGCGAGGACGGCGACCTCCTCGCGCCTGAGGCCCGGCGTGCGCCGCCGGCCGCCCTCCGGGAGCCCGGCCTCCGCCGGGCTCACCCGGGCCCGCCTGCTCATCAGGAAGTCCCGCAGCTCCACTCGGCGACGGGCCTTCGCCCCGTCGGTCCGCTCCCCGGCCTGACTGGCCACCGTTCCCCCCGTCATCCGCCCGCCGATCCGCCTGGTGGTCGTACCACCAGCATAAGTTCCCGCTCCCCAGGGCTATTCCGGCCGCCGCAAGCTCGTGACCATGGCGATCGACACCTCCGCTCCTTCCCCCGCCGCACCGTCCTCCCCCGCCGCTCCCCCAGGTCCCGCCGCGGCGCCCCCGAAGCTCTCCCGCCGCGACACGCTCATCCTGTTCGTGCTGTGTGCCGCGCAGTTCATGGTGGCGCTCGACTTCTCCGTCCTGAACGTGGCGCTGCCCGTGCTCGGCGAGGACCTCGGCATGAGCCACGCCGCGCTCCAGTGGGCCGTCACCGCCTTCGCGCTGCCGTCCGGCGGCTTCCTGCTGCTCTTCGGCCGCGTCGGCGACCTGTTCGGGCGGCGCAGGCTGTTCCTCGGCGGGCTCGCGCTGTTCGGCGCGGCCTCGCTGCTGGCCACCTTCGCCTGGGACCCGGCGTCGTTCCTCGCCGGGCGCGCGCTGCAGGGCGTGGGCGCGGCCGCGATCGTGCCGACCGGCATGTCGCTGCTCACCACGACGTTCCCGGAGGGCCCGCAGCGCGACCGGGCGCTCGGCATCTCCGGCACGCTCCTGTCCCTCGGCTTCACCGTCGGCATGGTGCTCGGCGGCGTCCTCACCGACACCCTCGGCTGGCGCTCCACGATGGGGCTGCTCACCCTCTTCGCGCTGATCGTGCTGCCGCTGGCGCCCGGTCTGCTGCCGGAGTCCCGCACGCCGGAGCGCCCGCGCCTGGACCTCCCCGGCGCGGTCACGGTCACCGGCGGTCTGCTGGCCCTGATCTACGCCCTGTCCACGGCCGCCGAGCGCGGCTTCGGCGACACCGACGTGCTCGTCACCCTGGCCGCGGGCGTCGCCCTGCTCGCCGCCTTCGGCTACGTCGAGACGCGCGCGGCCGCTCCGCTGGTCTCCCTGCCGATGCTGCGCCGCCGCACGGTGGCGTGGGGCAACTTCGGCGGCCTCGTCACCTTCGCGATGATGTCGACGGTCGTCTTCGTCCTGACCCTCTACTTCCAGGACGTCCTGGACCTGTCCGCCTTCGAGACCGGCCTGGTCTTCGGCGTCCAGGGCGTGGTGTCGGTCTTCGCGGGCATGCGCGCGCCGAAGGTCATCGGCCGCTTCGGGCCGCACCGCACGCTCGTCGGCTCGCTGCTCGGCCAAGCCCTGTTCGTGGCGGCGCTCCTCGCGATCGGCGAGGGCGCGTGGTCGGTGTGGCTCGCGGCCGTGGCCGTGTCGGTGGCCAGCATGTTCCACCTCGGCGCGATCGTCAGCTACGGCGTCACGGTCACCTCGGGCGTGCCGGACGAGGAGCAGGGCCTGGCGACGGGCCTGGTCACCTCCACCCAGCAGGTGGGCCTCACCATCGGCATCCCCGTACTGGGCGTCCTCGCGACGACGGGCGGCGACACCCTGACGGGCACCCGGACGGTACTCGCCGTGGACGCGGCGGTCGTCCTCCTCACGGCGGCGCTCGTGGCGGTGGGCCTCGGGCGGCGGCGCTAGGGCCTGTCCCTAGGGGCGGTCGAGCCGCAGGCGCTCCGCCCGGGGCAGGCCCGCCACCACCAGGTCGTAGGAATCCTCGATCAGCTCGCGCACGAGCTGGTCGGGGAGGTCGGCGTCGGCCGTGACCGTGTTCCAGTGCCGCTTGTTCATGTGCCAGCCGGGCACGATGTCCGGGTACTGGGCCCGCAGTTGCGGGGCGATCTCGGGGTCGCACTTCAGATTGACCGTCAGCGGCTCCCGGTCGAGGGCACTCAGCGCGAACAGCTTGCCCGCCACCTTGAACACCGATGTCTCGGGGCCGAACGGAAAGTCCTCGACCACGTCGTCGAACGACAGGCAGAACGTCCGTAGCTCCTGCGGATTCATCGCCCGGTCCCCTCCCCGGAGCCGGATTCCGCGCCCCCCGGCGCGACCGGCTCCACCAGCACGGTCACGATCTTGTTGCGCCGCCCCGCGGCGGCCTCCGCGGTGAGCCGCAGCGCCCGCTCGTCCGGCAGCGTCACCACGGCCTTGGCACCGGCGATCGGCACCCGCCCGAGCTGCTTGGCGAGCAGCCCGCCGACGGTCTCCACGTCCTCGTCGTCGTACGCCTCCAGGCCGTACAGCTCGCCGAGGTCGCCGATGTCGAGCCGGGCGGTGACGCGGTAGGCGCCGCCGCCCAGGTCCTCGACGGGCGGCAGCTCCCGGTCGTACTCGTCGGTGATCTCACCGACGATCTCCTCCAGGATGTCCTCGATGGTGACGATCCCGGCGGTGCCGCCGTACTCGTCGATGACGACGGCGACGTGGTTGCGCTCCTGCTGCATCTCGCGCAGCAGGTCGCCCGCGTTCTTCGTGTCGGGCACGAACGTGGCGGGGCGCATGGCCGTCGACACCAGGTCGTTCTCCGCGTCGCGGTTGATGTGCGTCTTGCGGGCCAGGTCCTTGAGGTAGACGATGCCGACCACGTCGTCCTCGCTCTCGCCGGTGACCGGGATGCGCGAGAAGCCGGAGCGGAGGGCGAGCGTGAGCGCCTGGCGGATGGTCTTGTACCGCTCGATGGAGATCAAGTCGGTGCGCGGGACCATGACTTCGCGCACGAGCGTGTCGCCCAGCTCGAAGACGGAGTGCACCATGCGGCGCTCCTCGTCCTCGATCAGGGACTCCTTCTCGGCCAGGTCGACCATGGCCCGCAGCTCCGCCTCGGAGGCGAACGGGCCGCGCCTGAAGCCCTTCCCCGGCGTGAGCGCGTTGCCGATGAGGATGAGCAGGGGCGGGACGGGCCCCATGACGCGGGCGAGCGGAAGCAGCACGTACGCGGCGGCCGTCGCCGTGTTCAGCGGGTGCTGGCGGCCGATGGTGCGCGGGGACACGCCGACGGCCACGTACGAGACGAGGACCATGACGCCGATGGCGACGGCCAGGGCCTCCCAGGTCGCGTCGAACTCGCGCAGACAGGCGTACGTCACCAGGGCCGCGGCCGCCATCTCGCAGGCGACGCGGACCAGAAGCGCCACGTTCAGATAGCGGGTCGGGTCGGCGGCGACCTGGGCGAGCTTCGCGCTGCCGCGGCGCCCGGAGCGGACGGCCTCCTCGGCGCGGAAGCTGGAGACGCGGGCGATGCCCGCCTCGGCGCAGGCGGCGAGCCAGGCCACCACGATCAGGGCGACGGCGCCCGCGATGAGCTGGATGGACATGGGCCTACGAGACGGTCGGCGCCGGGGAGGGCCCGGTGAGGCCCCGCTCGGCCCGCCAGCCGTCGACGATGGCGGCCTGCAGACCGAACATCTCGGCCTTCTCGTCGGGCTCCTCGTGGTCGTACCCGAGCAGGTGCAGCACGCCGTGGACCGTCAGGAGCTGGAGCTCCTCGTCCATGGAGTGGGCCGTGGGGGCCTCCTCGCCCTGCTTGAGGGCGACCTCCGGGCACAGCACGATGTCGCCGAGGAGCCCCTGCGGGGGCTCCTCGTCATCCTTCATCGGCGGGCGCAGCTCGTCCATCGGGAAGGACATCACGTCCGTGGGCCCCGGCAGGTCCATCCACTGGATGTGCAGCTGCTCCATGGCGTCGGCGTCCACGACGATCACCGAGAGTTCGGAGAGCGGGTGGATCCGCATCCGCGCGAGCGCGTAGCGGGCGATGTCGAGGATCGCCTGCTCGTCGACCTCGGTGCCGGATTCGTTGTTGACGTCGATCGCCATGGCGCTGTGTCTTCTACTTTCCTCTGGACCGGCCCTTGCGGGAGCCGTTCTCCGTGCCGTTCTCGCTGTCGTACTTCTCGTACGCGTCGACGATACGGCCGACCAGCTTGTGCCGGACGACATCGTGCGAGGTGAGCCGCGAGAAGTGCACGTCCTCGACGCCCTCCAGGATGTCCTGGACCTGGCGCAGGCCCGACTTCGTGCCGTTCGGCAGGTCGACCTGGGTGACGTCGCCCGTGATCACGATCTTGGACTCGAAGCCGAGGCGGGTGAGGAACATCTTCATCTGCTCGGGGCTCGTGTTCTGCGCCTCGTCCAGGATGATGAACGCGTCGTTCAGCGTCCGGCCGCGCATGTACGCCAGCGGGGCGACCTCGATGGTCCCGGCCGCCATCAGGCGGGGGATCGAGTCCGGGTCCAGCATGTCGTGCAGCGCGTCGTACAGCGGGCGGAGATAGGGGTCGATCTTCTCGTACAGCGTGCCGGGCAGGAAGCCGAGGCGCTCGCCCGCCTCGACCGCGGGGCGGGTCAGGATGATGCGGTTGACCTGCTTGGACTGGAGGGCCTGGACGGCCTTGGCCATGGCCAGATAGGTCTTGCCGGTGCCCGCGGGGCCGATGCCGAAGACGATCGTGTGCTTGTCGATCGCGTCCACGTAACGCTTCTGGTTGAGCGTCTTGGGGCGGATGGTGCGGCCGCGCGACGAGAGGATGTTCTGGGTGAGCACCTCGGCCGGGGTCTCGTCCGGTCCTTCGCCGGTCTCGCCTGCTCTGAGCATGGCGATCGAGCGTTCCACTGCGTCCTCCGTCATCGGCTGTCCGGTGCGGAGCACCAGCATCATCTCGTCGAACAGGCGCTGCACGAGGGCGACTTCACGCGCGTCGCCCACGGCGCTGATCTCATTGCCCCGGACATGGATGTCGGCCGCCGGGAAGGCCTTCTCGATCACGCGCAGCAGCGTGTCTCCAGAGCCGAGGACGGTCACCATCGGGTGCTTGGCCGGGACCGTGAAGTGGGCTCGGGCCTGTGCCTGCGCAGGGGTCTGAGCTGTCGGTGTCTGAGTCATGGGCCGGCGCTTAAGGCCTGCACGTCCTCCTCGTCGCGGGGGCTCGCCCGCTGGGCGCCCTTCGTACTGCCAAGAGTACGACTCGGCGCTGACAACCCCGTAGGGCTTTTCCGCCGCGGATGGGCTCCGGCCTCCTCACGCGGAGCGCCGGAAGCCGATGGTGGGCACGGCGCGCCGCAGCGGCCAGGGGCGCGCGGTGTCCGGGAGCAGCGCCTCCAGGAAGCCGTAGCGCTCCAGGGCCACGGGGTCCTGCTGGTCGAGCTGGCGCACCCGCCGCCACCAGGCGCCGATCTCCTCCCAGCCGGGCGCGGAGAGTGAGCCCCCGAACTCCTGCACCGACAGGGCGGCCGTCAGACCGGCGAAGGCGAGCCGGTCGGCGAGCGGCCAGTCCGCCAGGGTGCCGGTCACGAAGCCCGCGACGAACACGTCGCCCGCGCCGGTGGGATCGAGGGCCTCCACCTCGATGGCGGGCACGGACGCGGTCTCGCCGGTGCGCCCGTCCACCGCGTACGCGCCCTCCGCGCCGAGGGTGACCACGGCGACCGGCACGTGCTCGGTCAGGGCGTGGGCCGCGGCGCGCGGGCAGGAGGTGCCGGTGTACCGCATCGCCTCCTGCGCGTTCGGCAGGAAGGCCTCGCAGTGCCGCAGGTCGGGCAACTGCCCCAGGTCCCACCGCCCGGTGTCGTCCCAGCCCACGTCGGCGAAGATCGCCGTCCCGCGGCGCGCCGCCGACTCGATCCAGGGGGCGCGCGTACCGGGCGTGAGCGAGGCGACGGCGGCCCGCGCGCGGGGCGGGCACGCGGGCGCGCCCCCGTCCGGCGCGTGGGCGTCGGGCGGCGGCTCGTGGCCGTGGCTGACCATCGTCCGCTCGCCCTCGTACGCCATGGAGACTGTCACCGGGGAGTGCCAGTGCGGCACGGTCCGCGAGGAGGACAGGTCGATGCCCTCGCCCTGCTCCAGGGCGTCCCAGCAGTACTCCCCGTAGTGGTCGTCGCCGAAGGCGGCGGCGAGCGAGGTGCGCAGGCCGAGCCGGGCGAGCGCGGTCGCCATGTTGGCGACGCCGCCGGGGCTCGATCCCATGCCCCGGGCCCAGGACTCCGTCCCGCGCACGGGCGCGGTGTCGAGACCGGTGAAGACGATGTCCAGGAACACGGTGCCGGTGAGATACACGTCGCAGGGCGGATCGCCCGCGCGCCGCGTCGACTTGAGCGGGTCGACGGCGGTGCTGTCGGGCTCGGCGCCGGTGCTTCCCGGTGCCGCGGGTGTCCCGTGTGGTGCGGCAGGTGGTACGGCCATGGAGGCAACGTAACCGACGGGTCCGACAGGCCGCGTCCGCTACCAGCGCGGCACGGCCGGAGTCACCCACTCCGGTTCAGCGCGGCGCATGGCCGCCGCGTCGTCCCTCTCCCGCAGGGCGGCGAAGTCCTCGTCCAGCCACCGCCGGTGCAGCGCGTCGAGCCGGTCGCGGTCGAGTTCGACCCCGAGCCCCGGGGCGTCACTCACCGTGACGCATCCGTGCGCGAAGCGCAGGCGTTCGGTGAGCACGTCCTCCGTCTGCCACGGGTAGTGCGTGTCGCACGCGTGCCGAAGGCCCGGCACGGTGGCCGCGACGTGCGTCATGGCGGCGAGGCTGATCCCCAGATGGGTGTTGGAGTGCATGGAGACGTCCACGCCGAACGTCCGGCACACGGCGGCCAGTTCGCGCGTCCGCCGAAGGCCGCCCCAGTAGTGGTGATCGGAGAGCACCACGCGCACGGCTTCCTTCCCGAAGGCCTCGGGTATCTCCTCGAACGTGGTCACGCACATGTTGGTGGCGAGCGGCACCGGGGTCCGCGCGGCGACCTCGGCCATGGCGGGGGTGCCGAGGGCCGGGTCCTCCAGGTACTCCAGGACGTCCGCGAGTTCCTCGGCGACCTTGACGGAAGTCTCCACGGACCAGGCGCCGTTGGGGTCGAGCCGCAGCGGCGCCCCGGGGAAGGCGGCCGCGAGCGCCCTGACCGCGGCGATCTCCTCCTCCGGCGGAAACACTCCCCCCTTCAGCTTGAACGACCGGAACCCGTACCGCCGCGCGAGCGCCCGCGCCTGCGCGACCACGCCCCGCGGGTCGAGCGCGGCCCCCCAGCCGTCCTCCTCGGCGGCCACGCCGTCCGGATGCCCGGCGTACTTGTAGAACAAGTAACCGCTGTACTCCACGGCGTCCCGCACCTTGCCGCCGAGCAGCGCGTGCACGGGCAGGCCGAGCGCCTTGCCCAGGGCGTCCAGGCACGCCACCTCGAACCCCGACACGACGGAGAGGCGCAGCTTGTCCGCGGTCTGCGCGCCGCGCAGGCCGCCGACGTCCAGGGCCGCGTCCACGCGCCGCCCGTCCACCTCGACGCCGTCCGCGAGTGTGAACAACCCGTTGAGGTCCCCCACCCCCCGCCCCCGCAGCCGCGCGGCCAGCGGCCCGGCCAGCTCCAGATACTTGCCGTCCCCGTACGTCTCCCCCACGCCGACCGTGCCGTCCTCCGTCTCCACCTCGATGATCAGGCGCGGTGTGTACGGCTGGTGCAGGCCCTGGGTGTTCAGGAGCGGGGGGTCGGCGACCAGCACGGGGGTGAGCCGCACATCGGTGACGGTGAGCATGGCGCCTCCGGCGGGGTGAACGCTGTCCACGTATGAAAACGCACCCTACTGCCAGTGCAAGGTCCCCGCCACGGTGTCGAACAACTCGACCATCTTCGGGGCGAGGGCCTCCATCGGCGTGGAGAAGGTGAGTGTCAGCCAGGCCTGGCTCGCCGGTACCGGCACGTTGTAGACCACGGTGGTCGTGGCGAGGGTGCTGCCCATCAGCCGCTCCGGGTCCGGCGCCTCGGCACGCTCCTCCCGCACGGCCTCGCCCGCGCCCTCCAGCTCCACGACCTCGCCGCCCGCGAGACGCCGGGCCAGGTCGTACGCCGTCCGGCAGCCGGGCCACCCCTCGGGCACGAGGCTCACCAACAAC is a window from the Streptomyces spectabilis genome containing:
- a CDS encoding cytidine deaminase codes for the protein MTERTDLGPEDQKIVTLARSARARNGVPEGAAVRDETGRTYVAGTVSLASLELSALRTAVAMAVASGAESLEAAAVVSGAEALPGADLAAVRDLGGPGTPVFLAAPDGTLHHTTEA
- a CDS encoding MFS transporter, which codes for MAIDTSAPSPAAPSSPAAPPGPAAAPPKLSRRDTLILFVLCAAQFMVALDFSVLNVALPVLGEDLGMSHAALQWAVTAFALPSGGFLLLFGRVGDLFGRRRLFLGGLALFGAASLLATFAWDPASFLAGRALQGVGAAAIVPTGMSLLTTTFPEGPQRDRALGISGTLLSLGFTVGMVLGGVLTDTLGWRSTMGLLTLFALIVLPLAPGLLPESRTPERPRLDLPGAVTVTGGLLALIYALSTAAERGFGDTDVLVTLAAGVALLAAFGYVETRAAAPLVSLPMLRRRTVAWGNFGGLVTFAMMSTVVFVLTLYFQDVLDLSAFETGLVFGVQGVVSVFAGMRAPKVIGRFGPHRTLVGSLLGQALFVAALLAIGEGAWSVWLAAVAVSVASMFHLGAIVSYGVTVTSGVPDEEQGLATGLVTSTQQVGLTIGIPVLGVLATTGGDTLTGTRTVLAVDAAVVLLTAALVAVGLGRRR
- a CDS encoding glucarate dehydratase family protein, whose product is MLTVTDVRLTPVLVADPPLLNTQGLHQPYTPRLIIEVETEDGTVGVGETYGDGKYLELAGPLAARLRGRGVGDLNGLFTLADGVEVDGRRVDAALDVGGLRGAQTADKLRLSVVSGFEVACLDALGKALGLPVHALLGGKVRDAVEYSGYLFYKYAGHPDGVAAEEDGWGAALDPRGVVAQARALARRYGFRSFKLKGGVFPPEEEIAAVRALAAAFPGAPLRLDPNGAWSVETSVKVAEELADVLEYLEDPALGTPAMAEVAARTPVPLATNMCVTTFEEIPEAFGKEAVRVVLSDHHYWGGLRRTRELAAVCRTFGVDVSMHSNTHLGISLAAMTHVAATVPGLRHACDTHYPWQTEDVLTERLRFAHGCVTVSDAPGLGVELDRDRLDALHRRWLDEDFAALRERDDAAAMRRAEPEWVTPAVPRW
- a CDS encoding MmcQ/YjbR family DNA-binding protein, producing the protein MNPQELRTFCLSFDDVVEDFPFGPETSVFKVAGKLFALSALDREPLTVNLKCDPEIAPQLRAQYPDIVPGWHMNKRHWNTVTADADLPDQLVRELIEDSYDLVVAGLPRAERLRLDRP
- a CDS encoding hemolysin family protein, producing MSIQLIAGAVALIVVAWLAACAEAGIARVSSFRAEEAVRSGRRGSAKLAQVAADPTRYLNVALLVRVACEMAAAALVTYACLREFDATWEALAVAIGVMVLVSYVAVGVSPRTIGRQHPLNTATAAAYVLLPLARVMGPVPPLLILIGNALTPGKGFRRGPFASEAELRAMVDLAEKESLIEDEERRMVHSVFELGDTLVREVMVPRTDLISIERYKTIRQALTLALRSGFSRIPVTGESEDDVVGIVYLKDLARKTHINRDAENDLVSTAMRPATFVPDTKNAGDLLREMQQERNHVAVVIDEYGGTAGIVTIEDILEEIVGEITDEYDRELPPVEDLGGGAYRVTARLDIGDLGELYGLEAYDDEDVETVGGLLAKQLGRVPIAGAKAVVTLPDERALRLTAEAAAGRRNKIVTVLVEPVAPGGAESGSGEGTGR
- a CDS encoding GH1 family beta-glucosidase, producing the protein MATIPPGPRAPLPPFPRDFLWGVATSAHQIEGAADERGPSVWDAFTALPGNVKDGTTAAVACDHVRRYREDVALVRDLGVGAYRFSVSWPRVLPEGTGAVSERGLDFYDRLVDELCAADVRPVPTLFHWDTPLAVEEAGGWLTRATAERFAEYVAVVAARIGDRVPKWITLNEPAEHTLLGHALGQHAPGKRLLFDALPVAHHQLLGHGLAVRALRAAGAQDVGVANSHGPTWPASDAPADREAADFYDVLLNRLFSDPLLLGRYPEGVAELLAAAVPDPAADLKVIAEPLDWYGVNFYQPTKVGAPAEHATEFSGVTLPPQLPFAPREITGHPLTDFGWPVVPEALTELLLALRERYGDRLPPLVITENGCSYDGLDDQDRIAYLDGHLRALHRARTAGVDVRGYFVWSLLDNFEWAEGYRQRFGLVHVDYATQRRTPKASYHWLRSALAGLEAQAP
- the era gene encoding GTPase Era, producing the protein MGGMSVRTQTPQPTQRSDHRAGFACFVGRPNAGKSTLTNALVGKKVAITSNRPQTTRHTVRGIVHRPDAQLILVDTPGLHKPRTLLGERLNDVVRATWAEVDVIGFCLPADQKIGPGDRFIAKELASIKKAPKVAIITKTDLVDSKALAEQLIAVDQLGKELGFQWQEIVPVSAVGEKQVELLADLLVPLLPEGPALYPEGDLTDEPEQVMVAELIREAALEGVRDELPHSIAVVVEEMLPREGRPADKPLLDIHANVFIERSSQKGIIIGPKGKRLKDVGIKSRKQIEALLGTPVFLDLHVKVAKDWQRDPKQLRRLGF
- a CDS encoding PhoH family protein, translated to MTQTPTAQTPAQAQARAHFTVPAKHPMVTVLGSGDTLLRVIEKAFPAADIHVRGNEISAVGDAREVALVQRLFDEMMLVLRTGQPMTEDAVERSIAMLRAGETGEGPDETPAEVLTQNILSSRGRTIRPKTLNQKRYVDAIDKHTIVFGIGPAGTGKTYLAMAKAVQALQSKQVNRIILTRPAVEAGERLGFLPGTLYEKIDPYLRPLYDALHDMLDPDSIPRLMAAGTIEVAPLAYMRGRTLNDAFIILDEAQNTSPEQMKMFLTRLGFESKIVITGDVTQVDLPNGTKSGLRQVQDILEGVEDVHFSRLTSHDVVRHKLVGRIVDAYEKYDSENGTENGSRKGRSRGK
- a CDS encoding helix-turn-helix transcriptional regulator, whose translation is MTGGTVASQAGERTDGAKARRRVELRDFLMSRRARVSPAEAGLPEGGRRRTPGLRREEVAVLAGVGASWYQWLEQGRDISVSPQVLDSVARVLKLSGTERRHLYVLAGLNPPAPQAERDAEHMDEGLRRLIDTWMPYPAHIMDRYYNCLVYNDAAAMVLGMRPETTQNCILDFFTDPMYRSRSVSWARNAVTLVAQFRAACSEHPGDEGFQDLLARLHALGEEFTELWERQDIRPAGLVHKEIDHPLAGILHVESTALKVPARPDLTVVLHTPLPLADTAAKLEWLATPEARRGSMYRVAG
- the ybeY gene encoding rRNA maturation RNase YbeY, with translation MAIDVNNESGTEVDEQAILDIARYALARMRIHPLSELSVIVVDADAMEQLHIQWMDLPGPTDVMSFPMDELRPPMKDDEEPPQGLLGDIVLCPEVALKQGEEAPTAHSMDEELQLLTVHGVLHLLGYDHEEPDEKAEMFGLQAAIVDGWRAERGLTGPSPAPTVS
- a CDS encoding carbohydrate kinase family protein; this encodes MAVPPAAPHGTPAAPGSTGAEPDSTAVDPLKSTRRAGDPPCDVYLTGTVFLDIVFTGLDTAPVRGTESWARGMGSSPGGVANMATALARLGLRTSLAAAFGDDHYGEYCWDALEQGEGIDLSSSRTVPHWHSPVTVSMAYEGERTMVSHGHEPPPDAHAPDGGAPACPPRARAAVASLTPGTRAPWIESAARRGTAIFADVGWDDTGRWDLGQLPDLRHCEAFLPNAQEAMRYTGTSCPRAAAHALTEHVPVAVVTLGAEGAYAVDGRTGETASVPAIEVEALDPTGAGDVFVAGFVTGTLADWPLADRLAFAGLTAALSVQEFGGSLSAPGWEEIGAWWRRVRQLDQQDPVALERYGFLEALLPDTARPWPLRRAVPTIGFRRSA